The following coding sequences are from one Bradyrhizobium sp. 200 window:
- a CDS encoding (2Fe-2S)-binding protein, which yields MSTVKLTVNGKAVSAEVEDRTLLVHLLRDHLNLTGTHVGCDTSQCGACVVHIDGRAVKSCTVLAGQAAGSNVTTIEGIAKGDELHPMQAAFRDNHGLQCGYCTPGMIMSAIDIVHRHSGQLDEATVRHELEGNICRCTGYHNIVKAVLDAAGRMKVAQAAE from the coding sequence GTGTCTACAGTCAAGCTGACGGTAAACGGCAAGGCCGTTTCGGCCGAGGTCGAGGATCGGACCCTTCTGGTCCATCTCCTGCGCGACCATTTGAACCTGACCGGCACCCATGTCGGCTGCGACACCAGCCAGTGCGGCGCCTGCGTCGTCCATATCGATGGCCGGGCGGTAAAATCCTGCACCGTGCTGGCCGGCCAGGCGGCCGGCTCGAACGTCACCACCATCGAAGGCATCGCCAAAGGCGACGAACTGCACCCGATGCAGGCGGCGTTCCGCGACAATCACGGCCTGCAGTGCGGTTACTGCACGCCGGGCATGATCATGTCGGCGATCGATATTGTGCACCGCCATAGCGGCCAGCTCGACGAGGCGACCGTTCGCCATGAGCTGGAAGGCAACATCTGCCGCTGCACCGGGTACCACAACATCGTCAAGGCGGTGCTCGATGCGGCCGGGCGCATGAAGGTCGCGCAGGCGGCGGAATAG
- a CDS encoding HAMP domain-containing methyl-accepting chemotaxis protein — protein MLGFAVVLAISAASMGFAYLGFERVSDGVDSYRRSVQEADLSRDIDRELISYRSLARYFVATGKEEDGKAALAAEASLKDAITASMKGTINPTRLEQIVKLEREFRTFTKIFANILKVKDESTRIAQNQLTRTGNSLRYKLDDLPSNAEDDEMPVITLGTKKVTEQFQAVTALANTFVVNSDKTVANSALARLKFVENSLKAISSSNQKITEGIKEVGGMLEEYRQSLAKLVDNSKEIDELTLEMTESAAAINKGSGVMKSDLLADQKRLEAESDATIGETERLILILAAGGFLLGCVWAFFLGKGISRPMTAMCNAMRKLAAGNFEVVLPGLGRRDELGEMASAVEEFKVQAIARAERDAATQEAQNKAASEARRAELIRFADEFEAAVGAIVANVSSSAVQLEAAAGTLTRTAETTQSLSSQVAGASEEASTNMQSVASATEELSASVDEIGRRVKESSQIAEAAVRQAEQTDRRIGKLSRAAQEIGDVVKLITAIAEQTNLLALNATIEAARAGDAGRGFAVVASEVKSLASQTAKATDEISNHISGMQGATQESVAAIKEIGGTIGKISDIASTIASAVEQQSSATQEIARSVQNVAQGTQEAAANVMHVNRGATETGSASEEVLNSARSLSSESTRLREELDRFMANIRAA, from the coding sequence ATGCTCGGCTTTGCCGTCGTGCTGGCGATTTCGGCCGCCAGCATGGGTTTTGCCTATCTCGGATTCGAACGTGTTTCGGACGGCGTGGATTCCTACCGGCGCAGCGTGCAGGAGGCGGATCTGTCGCGCGACATCGATCGCGAACTGATCTCCTATCGCTCGCTCGCGCGCTATTTCGTGGCGACCGGAAAAGAGGAGGACGGCAAGGCGGCGCTGGCCGCGGAAGCCAGCCTGAAGGACGCGATCACGGCCTCGATGAAGGGGACCATCAATCCGACACGGCTCGAACAGATCGTAAAGCTGGAGCGGGAATTCCGCACCTTCACCAAGATTTTTGCCAACATCCTCAAGGTCAAGGACGAGAGCACGCGCATCGCGCAAAATCAGCTCACGCGCACCGGCAACTCGCTGCGCTACAAGCTCGACGATCTCCCGAGCAATGCCGAAGACGACGAAATGCCGGTGATCACCCTCGGCACGAAGAAGGTGACCGAGCAGTTTCAGGCGGTGACGGCGCTCGCCAACACGTTCGTGGTCAATTCGGACAAGACGGTCGCAAACAGCGCGCTGGCGCGTCTGAAATTCGTCGAGAACTCGCTGAAGGCGATTTCGTCGAGCAACCAGAAGATCACAGAGGGGATCAAGGAAGTCGGGGGAATGCTGGAGGAATACCGGCAGTCGCTCGCCAAGCTGGTCGACAATTCCAAGGAGATCGATGAGCTGACGCTGGAAATGACGGAGTCGGCCGCCGCCATCAACAAAGGCTCGGGCGTGATGAAGTCGGACCTGCTGGCCGATCAGAAACGGTTAGAGGCTGAATCGGATGCGACCATCGGCGAGACCGAACGGCTGATCCTGATCCTCGCCGCCGGCGGCTTCCTGCTCGGCTGCGTCTGGGCCTTCTTCCTCGGCAAGGGCATATCCCGGCCGATGACGGCGATGTGCAACGCGATGCGCAAGCTTGCCGCCGGCAATTTCGAGGTCGTGCTGCCCGGCCTCGGCCGCAGGGACGAACTCGGCGAGATGGCGAGCGCGGTCGAGGAGTTCAAGGTGCAGGCCATCGCCCGGGCCGAGCGCGACGCCGCCACCCAGGAAGCGCAGAACAAGGCCGCGAGCGAAGCGCGCCGTGCCGAACTCATTCGTTTCGCCGACGAATTCGAAGCTGCGGTCGGCGCCATCGTCGCCAATGTTTCATCTTCCGCCGTGCAGCTTGAGGCCGCGGCGGGCACGCTCACCCGGACCGCGGAGACCACCCAAAGCCTGTCGAGCCAGGTCGCCGGCGCCTCCGAAGAAGCCTCCACCAACATGCAGTCGGTGGCATCAGCGACAGAGGAATTGTCGGCGTCCGTCGACGAGATCGGGCGGCGCGTCAAGGAATCCAGCCAGATCGCGGAAGCCGCCGTCCGCCAGGCCGAACAGACCGACAGACGGATCGGCAAGCTGTCGCGCGCCGCGCAGGAGATCGGCGACGTCGTCAAGCTGATCACGGCGATTGCGGAGCAGACCAACCTCCTGGCGCTCAACGCCACCATCGAAGCCGCCCGCGCCGGCGACGCCGGCCGCGGCTTTGCCGTGGTGGCGTCCGAAGTCAAATCGCTGGCCAGCCAGACGGCGAAGGCGACCGACGAGATTTCCAATCACATCTCGGGTATGCAGGGCGCGACGCAGGAATCGGTCGCCGCGATCAAGGAGATCGGCGGCACCATCGGCAAGATCTCCGACATCGCCTCGACGATCGCCAGCGCCGTCGAGCAGCAGAGCTCGGCAACGCAGGAAATCGCGCGCAGCGTCCAGAACGTCGCGCAAGGCACGCAGGAGGCCGCCGCCAACGTCATGCACGTCAATCGTGGCGCGACCGAAACCGGCTCGGCTTCCGAGGAAGTGCTGAATTCGGCACGCAGCCTGTCGAGCGAAAGCACGCGTTTGCGCGAAGAGCTCGATCGCTTCATGGCCAATATCAGGGCGGCGTGA
- a CDS encoding MFS transporter has translation MAARVIRHGAAVSESASIPTPLKQDDGIVETSIPARLDCLRWGGFHTRVVLALGITWILDGLEVTLAGALSGALKESPTLQFSNFDVGLANSAYLAGAVLGALGFGWLTDRIGRKKLFFITLAVYLTATAATALSWNVASYALFRFLTGAGIGGEYTAINSTIQELVPARYRGWTDLVINGSFWIGAAIGAVAAIVLLDPNVLAPDMGWRLAYFIGAALGLVVFVMRMWIPESPRWLMIHGRPDEAHAIVDDIERASTRHSDHPADEVFPKIRLKMRSHTPLGEVAHTLFTTYRQRSLVGLVLMASQAFFYNAIFFTFALVLTDFFGIPANHVGWYILPFAAGNFLGPLLLGRLFDTLGRRTMIAATYGISGVLLALSGYLFSIGVLSAQTQTIAWMVIFFFASPAASAAYLTVSETFPLEVRALAIALFYAIGTGIGGVAGPALFGALVDTGSRNSVFAGYLFGSALMIVAAIVAWKYAVAAERKSLESVARPLAFME, from the coding sequence ATGGCTGCGAGAGTGATACGGCATGGTGCGGCGGTGAGTGAGAGCGCCTCCATTCCCACGCCGCTGAAACAGGACGACGGCATCGTAGAAACCAGTATTCCTGCGCGGCTCGATTGCCTGCGCTGGGGCGGGTTTCATACCCGCGTGGTGCTCGCGCTCGGCATCACCTGGATTCTGGACGGGCTGGAAGTCACGCTGGCGGGCGCTCTGTCGGGTGCGCTAAAGGAAAGCCCGACGCTGCAATTTTCGAATTTCGATGTTGGCCTCGCCAACAGCGCCTATCTCGCGGGCGCGGTGCTGGGCGCGCTCGGTTTCGGCTGGCTGACGGACCGGATCGGGCGCAAGAAGCTGTTCTTTATCACGCTCGCCGTTTATCTCACCGCGACCGCAGCCACCGCGCTGTCATGGAACGTGGCGAGTTATGCGCTGTTTCGCTTCCTGACCGGGGCGGGGATCGGCGGCGAATATACCGCGATCAATTCGACGATCCAGGAGCTGGTGCCGGCGCGCTATCGCGGCTGGACTGATCTGGTGATCAACGGCAGCTTCTGGATCGGCGCGGCGATCGGTGCCGTCGCTGCCATCGTGCTGCTCGATCCCAACGTGCTGGCGCCGGATATGGGCTGGCGGCTGGCCTATTTCATCGGCGCCGCGCTCGGCCTGGTCGTCTTCGTGATGCGGATGTGGATTCCGGAAAGTCCGCGCTGGCTGATGATCCATGGCCGCCCCGACGAGGCGCACGCGATCGTCGACGATATCGAGAGGGCATCGACGAGACATTCGGATCACCCGGCCGATGAGGTGTTCCCCAAGATCAGGTTGAAGATGCGCAGCCACACGCCGCTGGGAGAAGTGGCGCACACATTGTTCACGACCTACCGGCAGCGCTCGCTGGTAGGATTGGTGCTGATGGCCTCGCAGGCGTTCTTCTACAACGCCATCTTCTTCACCTTCGCGCTGGTGCTGACCGATTTCTTCGGCATCCCGGCAAATCATGTCGGCTGGTACATCCTGCCCTTTGCGGCGGGCAATTTCCTCGGGCCGCTGTTGCTCGGCCGGTTGTTCGATACGCTCGGCCGTCGCACGATGATCGCGGCGACCTATGGCATTTCAGGCGTGCTGCTCGCGCTCTCGGGCTATCTGTTCTCGATTGGCGTCCTGAGCGCACAGACCCAGACCATCGCCTGGATGGTGATTTTCTTCTTTGCCTCGCCGGCGGCGAGTGCGGCCTATCTCACCGTCAGCGAGACGTTTCCGCTGGAGGTACGCGCGCTCGCGATTGCGCTGTTCTATGCGATCGGCACGGGAATTGGCGGCGTGGCGGGGCCTGCCTTGTTCGGTGCGCTGGTCGATACCGGATCGCGCAACAGCGTCTTCGCCGGCTACCTGTTCGGGTCGGCATTGATGATCGTGGCCGCCATCGTGGCCTGGAAATATGCCGTTGCGGCCGAGCGCAAGTCGCTCGAATCTGTCGCACGGCCGCTCGCATTTATGGAGTAG
- the hppD gene encoding 4-hydroxyphenylpyruvate dioxygenase — protein MGPFPHDAPAATISADNPMGTDGFEFVEYAHPKPEELHALFKLMGYAPVARHKTKKITVYRQGDINYLVNEEPGTHGHGFVAAHGPCAPSMAFRVVDAKQAYERALSLGAEAADISSAQKTLDVPAIKGIGGSVLYLVDRYGAKGSAYDFDFEWLGAKDPRPAGAGLYYIDHLTHNVHRGRMDVWTGFYEKLFNFRQIRFFDIEGRASGLFSRALTSPDGKIRIPINEDAGDSGQIEEYLNIYRGEGIQHIACGARDIYATVETLRADGLPFMPSPPDTYFEKIDARLPQHGEDVARLQRDGILIDGEGVVAGGHTKVLLQIFSANAIGPIFFEFIQRKGDDGFGEGNFKALFESIEEDQIRRGVLKVGNAA, from the coding sequence ATGGGTCCGTTTCCGCACGACGCGCCGGCCGCCACCATCAGCGCCGACAATCCGATGGGTACCGACGGTTTTGAGTTCGTCGAATACGCGCACCCGAAGCCTGAAGAGCTGCACGCGCTGTTCAAGCTGATGGGCTATGCGCCGGTCGCCCGCCACAAGACGAAGAAGATCACGGTCTATCGCCAGGGCGACATCAATTATCTCGTCAACGAAGAACCCGGCACCCACGGCCATGGCTTCGTCGCGGCGCATGGGCCCTGTGCGCCGTCGATGGCGTTTCGCGTGGTCGATGCGAAGCAGGCCTATGAGCGGGCGCTCTCGCTCGGTGCGGAGGCCGCCGACATTTCTTCCGCGCAGAAGACGCTCGATGTGCCCGCCATCAAGGGCATCGGCGGCAGCGTGCTTTATTTGGTCGATCGTTACGGCGCCAAAGGATCGGCCTATGATTTCGACTTCGAATGGCTGGGCGCGAAGGATCCGCGTCCCGCTGGCGCCGGGCTCTATTACATCGATCACCTCACCCACAACGTTCATCGCGGCCGCATGGATGTCTGGACCGGTTTCTACGAAAAGCTGTTCAACTTCCGCCAGATCCGCTTCTTCGACATCGAGGGCCGTGCGTCCGGGCTGTTCTCGCGCGCGCTGACCAGCCCGGACGGCAAGATCCGGATCCCGATCAACGAGGATGCCGGCGACTCCGGCCAAATCGAGGAGTATCTCAACATCTATCGCGGCGAGGGCATCCAGCACATCGCCTGCGGCGCGCGGGACATTTACGCTACCGTCGAGACGCTGCGCGCAGATGGTTTGCCGTTCATGCCGTCGCCGCCCGACACCTATTTCGAGAAGATCGACGCGCGCCTGCCGCAGCACGGCGAAGACGTCGCCCGCCTGCAGCGCGACGGCATTCTCATTGATGGCGAGGGCGTCGTCGCCGGCGGCCACACCAAGGTGCTGCTGCAGATCTTTTCGGCGAACGCGATCGGGCCGATCTTCTTCGAGTTCATCCAGCGCAAGGGCGACGACGGCTTCGGCGAGGGAAATTTCAAGGCGCTGTTCGAATCGATCGAGGAGGATCAGATTCGCCGGGGCGTGCTGAAGGTGGGCAACGCGGCTTGA
- a CDS encoding xanthine dehydrogenase family protein molybdopterin-binding subunit, protein MGVEGIGASVVRKEDRRFITGKGRYVDDIKLVGMTHAHFIRSPHAHAKIKSIDTSAAMNMPGVVGVLTGQQLVDDKIGNLICGWAITSKDGTGMKMGAWPAMAPETVRFVGQAVAVVIAETKNQAKDAAEAVVVNYEELPAVPDIRAAIKPGAPQLHPEAPGNVIYDWTIGDEGATDAAFKSAANVVSLDITNNRLVPNAMEPRAAIAEYNEPEEHFTLYTTSQNPHVARLVLSAFYNIAQEHKLRVVAPDVGGGFGSKIFIYPEEMVALWASKKVGRPVKWTGDRTEAFLTDAHGRDHLTKAEMALDKDNKVTGLRVKTYANLGGYMSLFSSSVPTYLYATLLSGQYNIPNIFAEVISVYTNTVPVDAYRGAGRPEASFVVERLMETAARQLKVDPAELRRKNFITQFPHQTPVIMAYDIGDFGASLDAAMKAIDYAGFPVRKAKAKSEGKLRGIGVSCYIEACGIAPSKAVGSLGAGVGLWESAEVRVNPVGTIEILTGSHSHGQGHETTFCQLVAERLGIPISQVQIVHGDTDKVQFGMGTYGSRSAAVGLTAILKAMEKVESKAKKIAAHQLEASENDIVIENGEFKVAGTDKSLALPMVALAAYTAHNLPDGMEPGLKEGAFYDPTNFTFPAGAYICEMEVDSATGKTSFVNFVAADDFGRLINPMIVEGQVHGGLAQGIGQALLEGVVYDPSGQLVTASFMDYTMPRADDLPSFKLSHTTTLCPGNPLGVKGCGEAGAIGASAAVINAITDAIGNNKLEMPATPDRVWHAIHGNA, encoded by the coding sequence ATGGGCGTTGAAGGCATTGGCGCAAGCGTCGTGCGCAAGGAAGACCGCCGTTTCATCACCGGCAAGGGCCGCTACGTCGACGATATCAAGCTGGTGGGCATGACCCACGCACATTTCATCCGCAGCCCGCATGCGCATGCGAAGATCAAGAGCATCGATACCTCGGCGGCGATGAACATGCCGGGCGTGGTCGGCGTGCTGACCGGTCAGCAACTCGTGGACGACAAGATCGGCAATCTGATCTGCGGCTGGGCCATCACCTCCAAGGACGGCACCGGCATGAAGATGGGCGCATGGCCTGCGATGGCGCCGGAGACGGTGCGTTTCGTCGGTCAGGCGGTCGCGGTCGTGATCGCGGAGACCAAGAACCAGGCCAAGGACGCGGCCGAGGCCGTGGTCGTCAATTACGAGGAATTGCCCGCCGTCCCGGACATCCGCGCCGCGATCAAGCCGGGCGCGCCGCAATTGCACCCGGAAGCGCCGGGCAACGTGATCTACGACTGGACCATCGGCGATGAAGGCGCAACCGATGCCGCTTTCAAGTCGGCGGCCAATGTCGTCTCGCTCGATATCACCAACAATCGCCTCGTTCCGAATGCGATGGAGCCGCGCGCGGCGATCGCCGAATATAACGAGCCGGAAGAGCATTTCACGCTCTACACGACCTCGCAGAATCCGCATGTCGCACGCTTGGTGCTGTCGGCGTTCTACAACATCGCGCAGGAGCACAAGCTGCGGGTGGTGGCCCCCGACGTCGGCGGCGGCTTCGGCTCGAAAATCTTCATTTACCCTGAGGAAATGGTGGCGCTGTGGGCCTCCAAGAAGGTCGGCCGTCCGGTGAAATGGACCGGCGACCGCACCGAAGCCTTTTTGACCGACGCGCATGGCCGCGATCACCTCACCAAGGCGGAGATGGCGCTCGACAAGGACAACAAGGTCACCGGCTTGCGCGTGAAAACCTACGCCAATCTCGGCGGCTACATGTCGCTGTTCTCCTCCTCCGTGCCGACCTATCTCTATGCGACGCTGCTGTCGGGCCAGTACAACATCCCGAACATCTTCGCCGAAGTGATCAGCGTCTACACCAACACCGTGCCGGTCGATGCCTATCGTGGCGCGGGCCGCCCCGAGGCAAGTTTTGTGGTGGAACGGCTGATGGAGACGGCGGCGCGGCAATTGAAGGTCGATCCGGCCGAGTTGCGCCGCAAGAACTTCATCACGCAATTCCCGCATCAGACGCCCGTGATCATGGCCTATGACATCGGCGATTTCGGCGCTTCGCTCGATGCGGCGATGAAGGCGATCGACTACGCGGGCTTCCCTGTACGCAAGGCGAAAGCCAAGTCGGAGGGCAAGCTGCGCGGCATCGGCGTGTCCTGCTACATCGAAGCATGCGGCATTGCGCCGTCAAAAGCCGTCGGCAGTCTCGGCGCCGGCGTCGGCCTGTGGGAATCCGCAGAAGTGCGCGTCAATCCGGTCGGCACCATCGAGATCCTGACGGGATCGCACAGCCACGGCCAGGGCCACGAGACGACGTTCTGCCAGCTCGTGGCAGAACGCCTCGGCATTCCGATCAGCCAGGTGCAGATCGTGCACGGCGACACTGATAAAGTGCAGTTCGGCATGGGCACCTACGGTTCGCGCTCGGCGGCCGTGGGTCTCACTGCGATCCTGAAGGCGATGGAGAAAGTCGAATCCAAAGCCAAGAAGATCGCAGCCCATCAGCTCGAGGCATCCGAAAACGACATCGTCATCGAGAACGGTGAGTTCAAGGTCGCCGGCACCGACAAGTCGCTTGCGCTGCCGATGGTCGCGCTCGCCGCCTACACCGCACATAATCTGCCTGACGGCATGGAGCCGGGCCTGAAGGAGGGGGCGTTCTACGACCCGACCAACTTCACCTTCCCGGCCGGCGCCTATATCTGCGAAATGGAAGTAGATAGCGCCACCGGCAAAACTTCCTTCGTCAACTTCGTGGCGGCGGACGATTTCGGGCGGCTGATCAACCCGATGATCGTCGAAGGCCAGGTCCATGGCGGCCTCGCCCAGGGTATCGGTCAGGCGCTGCTGGAAGGCGTGGTGTATGACCCATCCGGCCAGCTCGTGACCGCGTCGTTCATGGATTACACCATGCCACGCGCGGACGATCTGCCGTCCTTCAAGCTGTCGCACACGACCACGCTGTGTCCGGGCAATCCGCTCGGCGTCAAGGGTTGTGGCGAAGCCGGCGCGATCGGCGCATCGGCCGCCGTCATCAACGCCATCACGGATGCGATCGGCAACAACAAACTGGAAATGCCGGCGACGCCCGATCGCGTCTGGCATGCGATCCACGGCAACGCGTAA
- a CDS encoding xanthine dehydrogenase family protein subunit M, which produces MYQTTYHRPSSVDEAASLFAKGSDAKYLAGGHTLIPVMKQRLASPSDVIDLGKIKELIGIEPTGDGIIIKAATTHSDVASSDTVKKAIPALAYLASLIGDPAVRHRGTIGGSLANNDPAADYPAAVLALGATVKTNKRSISADDFFKGLFTTALEDGEIITAVSFPVQAKAGYSKFNHPASRFALTGVFVAKTPAGDVRVAATGASQDGVMRVPAIEAALKANWSASALDNVKISADGLMSDIHGTSDYRANLIKVMAQRAVTAAG; this is translated from the coding sequence ATGTACCAGACAACCTATCATCGCCCCTCTTCGGTCGACGAAGCAGCAAGCCTGTTCGCCAAGGGCTCGGACGCGAAATATCTGGCCGGCGGCCACACGCTGATCCCGGTCATGAAGCAGCGGCTGGCCTCGCCGTCCGACGTGATCGATCTCGGCAAGATTAAGGAGCTGATCGGAATCGAGCCGACCGGTGACGGCATCATAATCAAGGCGGCGACGACCCATTCCGACGTCGCATCGAGCGATACTGTGAAGAAGGCCATCCCGGCGCTGGCCTACCTCGCCTCGCTGATCGGCGATCCGGCCGTGCGGCATCGCGGCACTATCGGCGGCTCGCTCGCCAACAACGATCCCGCGGCCGACTATCCGGCGGCAGTGCTGGCGCTCGGCGCCACCGTGAAAACCAACAAGCGTTCGATATCGGCGGATGATTTCTTCAAGGGCCTGTTCACGACGGCGCTTGAGGACGGCGAAATCATCACTGCCGTGTCGTTCCCGGTTCAAGCCAAGGCGGGATATTCCAAGTTCAACCATCCCGCGTCGCGCTTCGCCCTGACCGGCGTGTTCGTCGCCAAGACCCCGGCAGGTGACGTCCGCGTCGCAGCCACCGGCGCATCGCAAGACGGCGTGATGCGGGTGCCGGCGATCGAGGCGGCGCTCAAGGCGAACTGGTCGGCCAGTGCGCTCGACAACGTCAAGATTTCCGCCGACGGCTTGATGAGCGATATTCACGGAACTTCGGACTATCGCGCCAATCTGATCAAGGTAATGGCACAGCGCGCGGTCACCGCCGCGGGCTGA
- the otsB gene encoding trehalose-phosphatase, which yields MNEDLLEMPLEEEIVREDDDAPETVPVPSSLVPHLSETAILLDIDGTLLDLMPTPREVWVPPGLVKTLNRLLVRTNGALALVSGRSLNDIDLIFAPDQFPAVGGHGAEMRIDTDSEAVAAHAPPMDKELKRRLAAIAKLSPGILLEDKGYSLALHYRLAPHAEKAIYAAVSLIRADLPNAPIEVLPGKCVCEIKHSGFTKASGVLELMTHAPFKGRRPFFIGDDVTDETVFAIMPDLDGLAFSVGRRAKGVAGHFDAPSDVREFLTHLLDDERDASLP from the coding sequence ATGAACGAGGATCTGTTGGAAATGCCATTGGAAGAAGAAATCGTCCGTGAAGACGACGATGCGCCGGAGACCGTTCCGGTGCCGAGTTCGCTGGTGCCGCATTTGAGCGAAACCGCCATCCTGCTCGACATCGACGGCACGCTGCTCGACCTGATGCCGACGCCGCGCGAAGTCTGGGTGCCGCCGGGCCTGGTGAAGACGCTCAATCGCCTGCTTGTGCGAACCAACGGCGCGCTGGCGCTGGTCAGCGGCCGCTCGCTCAACGACATCGACCTGATTTTTGCGCCTGATCAGTTTCCGGCCGTCGGCGGCCATGGCGCCGAAATGCGTATCGATACCGATAGCGAAGCGGTTGCCGCTCATGCGCCGCCGATGGACAAGGAATTGAAGCGCCGGCTGGCTGCGATCGCCAAGCTCAGCCCGGGAATACTGCTCGAAGACAAGGGCTATTCGCTGGCGCTGCATTACCGCCTCGCGCCGCATGCCGAGAAAGCGATCTATGCCGCGGTATCGCTGATCAGGGCCGATCTGCCCAACGCGCCGATCGAAGTGCTGCCGGGCAAATGCGTTTGCGAGATCAAGCATTCCGGCTTCACCAAGGCGAGCGGCGTGCTCGAGTTGATGACGCACGCGCCTTTCAAGGGCCGGCGCCCTTTCTTTATCGGCGACGACGTCACCGACGAGACCGTCTTTGCGATCATGCCTGATCTCGACGGCCTCGCTTTCTCCGTCGGCCGCCGCGCCAAGGGCGTGGCCGGGCACTTCGATGCGCCGAGCGATGTCAGGGAATTCCTTACACACCTGCTTGATGACGAAAGGGACGCATCGCTGCCATAA
- a CDS encoding DUF3175 domain-containing protein, with protein sequence MAERRKTTRPRKTAARKNSRRTTATKSSPKRWSQRVTQESDALDLKRGVFKLTSAKKIAASLKRSAEHSSRRKAGAYRSALSMLTFYINRAGKTLPKTQRERLERAKVELKHQFGRE encoded by the coding sequence ATGGCCGAACGAAGGAAGACTACACGCCCGCGAAAGACCGCTGCCAGAAAAAACAGCCGCAGAACTACCGCGACGAAGTCCTCGCCGAAGCGGTGGTCGCAACGGGTGACGCAGGAAAGCGATGCGCTCGACTTGAAACGCGGTGTCTTCAAGCTGACCAGCGCGAAGAAAATCGCGGCGTCGCTCAAGCGCTCCGCAGAGCATAGTTCGCGCCGCAAGGCAGGGGCGTATCGCTCGGCGTTGTCGATGCTGACGTTCTACATCAACCGCGCCGGCAAGACCTTGCCGAAGACGCAGCGCGAGCGATTGGAGCGCGCGAAGGTGGAGCTGAAGCATCAGTTTGGAAGAGAGTAG
- a CDS encoding CaiB/BaiF CoA-transferase family protein, translated as MLDKPAAQSATRTSGPLAGFRIVEFAGIGPGPFACMLLADMGAEVVTLDRVGAGKNLKAVAVRGRKVIELDLKDKAAIAQVLDLLAGADALIEGFRPGVMERLGLGPDVVLARNPKLVYGRMTGWGQEGPLANAAGHDINYISITGALAAIGTKEKPVPPLNLVGDFGGGALYLVVGVLAAMLEASKSGKGQVVDTAMCDGAASLMSMFFDMSAMGRWTEGRDQNFLDGGAHFYGVYECSCGNFISIGSIEPQFYALLRKHADLTDADFDAQMDRKAWPALKEKLTNVFKSKTREDWCKIMEGTDICFAPILTMAEAPKHPHMAARKVFVERHGVTQPAPAPRFSRTPSAIREPVTADIGDVTSAWKR; from the coding sequence GTGCTCGACAAACCGGCCGCCCAATCCGCCACCCGCACCTCCGGCCCGCTCGCCGGCTTCCGCATCGTTGAATTCGCCGGCATCGGTCCCGGTCCCTTCGCCTGCATGCTGCTGGCGGATATGGGCGCCGAGGTCGTGACGCTGGACCGCGTCGGCGCCGGCAAGAACCTGAAGGCGGTCGCGGTGCGTGGCCGCAAGGTCATCGAGCTTGATCTGAAGGATAAAGCTGCCATCGCGCAGGTCCTCGACCTGCTTGCCGGTGCGGACGCGCTGATCGAAGGTTTCCGCCCCGGCGTGATGGAACGTCTCGGGCTCGGCCCGGACGTCGTGCTCGCGCGCAATCCAAAGCTGGTCTATGGCCGCATGACCGGTTGGGGCCAGGAAGGCCCGCTTGCGAACGCCGCCGGTCATGACATCAACTACATCTCGATCACCGGCGCGCTTGCTGCGATCGGGACGAAGGAAAAGCCGGTGCCGCCGCTCAATCTCGTCGGCGATTTCGGCGGCGGCGCGCTCTATCTCGTGGTCGGCGTGCTTGCCGCCATGCTTGAAGCCTCGAAGTCGGGCAAAGGCCAGGTAGTGGACACCGCGATGTGCGACGGCGCGGCATCGCTGATGTCGATGTTCTTCGACATGAGCGCGATGGGGCGCTGGACCGAGGGCCGCGACCAGAACTTTCTCGATGGCGGCGCGCATTTCTATGGCGTCTATGAGTGCTCCTGCGGCAACTTCATTTCGATCGGCTCGATCGAGCCGCAGTTCTACGCGCTGCTGCGCAAGCATGCCGACCTGACGGACGCCGATTTCGATGCGCAAATGGACCGCAAGGCCTGGCCGGCGCTGAAAGAAAAGCTGACGAATGTGTTCAAGAGCAAGACGCGCGAAGACTGGTGCAAGATCATGGAAGGCACCGACATCTGCTTCGCGCCGATCCTGACCATGGCGGAGGCGCCGAAACACCCGCACATGGCCGCGCGCAAAGTGTTTGTCGAGCGCCACGGCGTGACGCAGCCGGCGCCCGCACCGCGTTTCTCACGCACGCCGTCGGCGATCCGCGAGCCGGTGACGGCGGATATCGGCGACGTCACGAGCGCGTGGAAGCGCTAA